In Sphaeramia orbicularis chromosome 1, fSphaOr1.1, whole genome shotgun sequence, a genomic segment contains:
- the LOC115427919 gene encoding GRB2-related adaptor protein 2-like has product MEVTAKYCYEAAADDELSFRVGDCLKILQTSGNWYKAELNGVEGFVPKNFINIDFPSWYQEDASRSDAKKLLISQPTGTFIIRRSRDEDAGSFSISVRNAKDVQHLKVLRDTRGQYYLWTEKFPSVNQLVEFYKKNSVSKQDTIFLQETQQQQRRRPDRSPSLPPPTPPNPSAIDPRRPPPPPRPVIAIYNFQAKEKDELEFHAGDIIAVLDSSDQVWWKGQLRGKTGLFPCNYTKPM; this is encoded by the exons ATGGAGGTGACGGCAAAGTACTGCTACGAGGCTGCAGCCGATGACGAACTCAGCTTCAGAGTGGGTGACTGCTTAAAG ATCCTGCAAACCAGTGGAAACTGGTACAAAGCTGAACTTAACGGAGTGGAGGGGTTCGTACCCAAAAACTTCATCAACATCGATTTCCCGAG ctggtaccaggaggACGCCAGTCGCAGCGACGCCAAGAAGCTGCTGATTTCACAGCCGACCGGGACCTTCATCATCCGCAGAAGCAGAGATGAAGACGCAGGCAGCTTCTCCATCTCCGTCAG AAATGCAAAAGATGTGCAGCATCTGAAGGTGTTACGGGACACCAGGGGGCAGTATTACCTCTGGACAGAAAAGTTTCCATCTGTCAACCAGCTGGTGGAGTTTTATAAAAAGAACTCTGTCTCCAAACAGGATACCATATTCCTGCAAGAAACACAACAGCAG CAAAGACGAAGGCCAGATCGTTCACCATCCCTCCCTCCTCCGACCCCCCCCAATCCATCTGCGATAGACCCACGtcgacctccacctccaccacgaCCG GTCATCGCCATTTACAATTTCCAAGCCAAGGAAAAAGACGAACTGGAGTTCCACGCCGGAGACATCATCGCAGTGTTGGACAGCTCGGATCAGGTGTGGTGGAAAGGTCAGCTGAGAGGCAAAACCGGCCTGTTCCCCTGCAACTACACCAAACCCATGTAG
- the LOC115427910 gene encoding zinc finger protein 239-like produces MSSSEEEKPTLSEGIRPHQCPKCKKSFHRLRSLKKHELSHAAEKLFTCEQCDSSFQQPGAYTMHLQTHVEEPPEPPGTVHRCDQCGERFTGQSSYREHLSGHSGPYRCEQCGKSFSYFSNYKTHMRVHTGEKPYVCDQCPKSFSFLSSYKRHQVSHSGEKPYQCDFCGKSFSQSGHFSVHLRNHTGEKPFQCDKCGKSFSDVSGYKIHLRVHTGEKPYCCNHCGRGFSQLGNLKSHMRIHTGEKPYRCEDCGQSFSISKTYKQHVLTHTGEKPYKCDECGKGFGRLSNYSRHLRIHTGEQPYRCEQCGQCFNHPHSYNRHLRVHTGEKPYWCSKCKRWFTQPHSLKRHRCVETDDEESTGCIEVRVVG; encoded by the exons ATGAGTTCTTCAGAAGAG GAGAAGCCGACGCTCTCAGAGGGAATCAGACCTCATCAGTGTCCAAAGTGTAAGAAATCTTTCCATCGCTTGCGTAGCTTGAAAAAACATGAACTCAGTCACGCTGCAGAAAAACTCTTTACATGTGAACAGTGTGACAGCAGTTTTCAGCAGCCCGGTGCATACACCATGCACCTGCAGACTCATGTTGAAGAACCCCCAGAACCACCAGGAACCGTGCAccgctgtgaccagtgtggggaGCGTTTCACCGGCCAGAGCTCGTACAGAGAACACCTGAGTGGACACAGCGGGCCGTACCGCTGTGAGCAGTGTGGGAAGAGTTTCAGCTACTTCAGCAATTATAAGACCCACATGCGAGTCCACACGGGAGAGAAACCGTACGTCTGCGACCAGTGTCCAAAGAGTTTTAGTTTTCTGAGTTCATACAAGCGGCATCAGGTGAGTCACAGTGGGGAGAAACCCTACCAGTGTGACTTCTGCGGGAAGAGTTTTAGTCAGTCGGGACATTTCAGCGTACATCTGCGAAATCACACCGGTGAGAAGCCCTTCCAGTGCGATAAATGTGGAAAGAGTTTCAGTGATGTGAGCGGATACAAGATACATCTGCGCGTCCATACGGGGGAGAAACCGTACTGCTGTAATCACTGTGGGCGGGGTTTCTCTCAGCTGGGAAACCTGAAGTCACACATGCGTATCCACACCGGAGAGAAACCGTACCGCTGCGAAGACTGCGGACAGAGTTTCTCCATTTCAAAGACGTACAAGCAGCATGTGCTGACCCACACCGGAGAGAAACCGTACAAGTGCGACGAGTGCGGGAAAGGCTTCGGTCGGCTGAGTAACTACAGTCGACACCTGCGAATCCACACCGGAGAGCAGCCGTACAGGTGTGAACAGTGCGGCCAGTGTTTCAATCACCCGCACAGTTACAACCGACACCTGCGAGTCCACACCGGAGAGAAGCCGTACTGGTGCTCCAAGTGTAAGAGGTGGTTTACTCAGCCGCACTCGTTAAAGAGACACCGCTGTGTGGAAACAGACGACGAGGAGTCCACAGGATGTATAGAAGTACGAGTGGTCGGCTAA